One genomic region from Quercus robur chromosome 4, dhQueRobu3.1, whole genome shotgun sequence encodes:
- the LOC126722045 gene encoding F-box/kelch-repeat protein At3g23880-like: protein MRELRPQPPTLRRRNIYLPYDIVLNILTRLPVKSLMRFRCVSKSWNSSIISSDFISTHLNNSKDSHGDGYVIHMPCVRDSYSSSINTKRPVCTVALDRTFDKISEVGIPFHFPFGSAQIVGSCNGLLCFATSAYCIYLWNPSIRIFKRLPNTCLGQLRFATLGFAYHSENNDYKVVRISRSPFSAPVSSHEIEVYTLSSDSWRSVGTTLTTDVLFYDKNYPLPIPLVNGALHWMSCIVEEEEENHRRRMIMAFDVNSEEFKRLALPVGSTDENIFQTFLSSFKGKLAFITWARSEQHGTQYSIWVMKEYGVVESWIKLSAVPFERVAHCTAFMEYGSLLVCYINDRVESQEFKFVLVDIETLHEKKDLDIQHHSYVATFMESLVLLDGANVVSY, encoded by the coding sequence ATGAGAGAATTGCGTCCACAACCACCGACCCTCCGACGGAGGAATATCTATCTTCCGTACGACATCGTACTCAACATCCTGACAAGGCTACCGGTGAAGTCTTTGATGAGATTCAGGTGTGTTTCTAAGTCTTGGAACTCCTCAATTATTAGTTCTGATTTCATTTCCACCCACCTTAATAACAGCAAAGATTCCCATGGTGATGGTTATGTCATACACATGCCATGTGTAAGAGACAGTTATTCTTCTTCTATTAACACTAAAAGACCAGTTTGTACTGTCGCTTTGGACCGCACGTTTGATAAGATTTCTGAGGTTGGAATTccctttcattttccttttggttCTGCCCAAATAGTCGGTTCCTGCAATGGCTTATTGTGTTTTGCCACTTCGGcttattgtatatatttgtgGAATCCCAGCATTAGAATATTCAAGAGGTTGCCCAATACTTGCTTGGGACAGTTAAGGTTTGCTACACTCGGATTCGCATATCATTCCGAGAATAATGACTACAAGGTTGTGAGGATTTCACGTTCTCCTTTCTCTGCACCTGTGAGTTCTCATGAGATTGAGGTGTATACATTAAGTTCGGATTCATGGAGAAGTGTTGGAACCACGTTGACAACCGATGTTTTGTTCTATGATAAAAACTATCCTTTGCCAATTCCATTGGTTAATGGAGCTTTGCATTGGATGTCATGTattgtagaagaagaagaagagaatcaCAGGAGGAGAATGATTATGGCATTTGATGTCAATAGTGAGGAATTCAAAAGGCTAGCATTGCCTGTTGGGTCTACCGATGAGAACATCTTTCAGACATTTCTTTCATCATTCAAGGGGAAACTGGCTTTTATTACATGGGCACGGAGTGAACAACATGGCACCCAATACTCCATATGGGTGATGAAGGAGTATGGCGTGGTTGAGTCTTGGATTAAACTTTCGGCTGTACCATTTGAAAGAGTAGCTCATTGCACTGCCTTTATGGAGTATGGTTCACTTCTGGTTTGCTACATCAATGATCGAGTAGAGAGTCAAGAATTTAAGTTTGTATTAGTTGACATTGAAACTCTACATGAGAAGAAGGATCTTGATATCCAACATCATTCATATGTAGCTACTTTCATGGAGAGTCTTGTTTTACTTGATGGAGCAAACGTGGTATCTTACTAA
- the LOC126722534 gene encoding F-box/kelch-repeat protein At3g23880-like yields MREQPRPQPQILRQRNIYLPDDLVINNILTRLPVKSVMRFRRVCKSWYSSIKTSDFIDTHLSNYKDSHDNNGYVIHMPSVRNTSSYRSPSSSSSSSSSNTSIPVCTVAYDRTFDKISDVRIPFDVNFNQIVGSCNGLLCVANSGNVIYLWNPSIRKFKKLPDTLLGQLDNVTLGFAYHPENNDYKVVRISSTPFGAPVSYHEIEVYTLSSDSWRRVGITLTTTVILYDKNFPLPIPLVNGALHWISCIAEGEENHKSRTIMAFDVNSEKFRKLALPHGSIDENTFQTFLASFKGKLAFITWERSEQPGTQYSIWVMKEYGVVASWNKLRVVPFERVSHCSAFTENGSLLVCYINDQVEEPDFKFVLVDTETLHEKKDPDIQQHSYVATFMESLVLLDGANTVAD; encoded by the coding sequence atgagagagcaGCCGCGTCCACAACCACAGATTCTCCGACAGAGGAATATCTATCTCCCAGACGACCTCGTAATCAACAACATCCTGACAAGGCTGCCGGTGAAATCAGTGATGAGATTCAGGCGGGTTTGCAAATCCTGGTACTCCTCAATCAAAACCTCCGATTTCATCGACACCCACCTCAGCAACTACAAAGATTCACATGATAATAATGGCTATGTCATACACATGCCATCGGTAAGAAACACTTCTTCTTATcgttctccttcttcttcttcttcttcttcttcttctaacaCTAGCATACCAGTTTGTACTGTCGCTTATGACCGCACGTTTGATAAGATTTCTGATGTTAGAATTCCCTTTGATGTTAATTTTAACCAAATAGTAGGTTCGTGCAATGGCTTATTGTGTGTCGCCAACTCGGGTAATGTTATATATTTGTGGAACCCCAGtattagaaaattcaagaagTTGCCTGATACTTTGTTAGGACAGTTAGACAATGTTACACTCGGATTTGCATATCATCCCGAGAATAATGACTACAAGGTTGTCAGGATTTCATCTACTCCTTTCGGGGCACCTGTGAGTTATCATGAGATTGAGGTGTACACATTAAGTTCAGATTCATGGAGACGTGTTGGAATTACATTGACAACCACTGTTATCCTCTAtgataaaaattttcctttgcCAATCCCGTTGGTTAATGGAGCTTTGCATTGGATATCGTGTATCGCAGAAGGAGAAGAGAATCACAAGAGTAGAACGATTATGGCATTTGATGTCAATAGTGAGAAATTCAGAAAGCTTGCACTGCCTCATGGGTCTATTGATGAGAACACCTTTCAGACATTTCTTGCATCTTTCAAAGGGAAACTAGCTTTCATTACATGGGAGCGGAGTGAACAGCCTGGAACCCAATACTCCATATGGGTTATGAAGGAGTATGGTGTGGTCGCGTCTTGGAATAAACTTCGTGTTGTACCATTTGAAAGAGTATCTCATTGCAGTGCCTTTACTGAGAATGGTTCACTTCTGGTTTGCTACATCAATGATCAAGTAGAGGAGCCGGATTTTAAGTTTGTATTAGTTGACACTGAAACTCTACATGAGAAGAAGGATCCTGATATCCAACAGCATTCATATGTAGCTACTTTCATGGAGAGTCTTGTTTTACTTGATGGAGCAAACACGGTAGCTGACTAA